Sequence from the Microbispora sp. ZYX-F-249 genome:
CTGCCCACCTGCGGTTATCTCCGCCCGTCCACAACCGACGGCCCGAGTGCCGCGCTCGTCCACCGCGCTTGTCCACAGAAACAGGTTCGGTGGCACGAGCGGAGGGCCGCATCGGCGATCGTCTCCGCCGGAGGTGGTCCCATGGCGGCGAAGGATCGGCTGGGCAGACAGGGCGAACAACTCGCCGTGACCTTTCTGACGGCGAAAGGCATGCACATACTCGACCGCAACTGGCGCTGCGCGGAGGGCGAGATCGACATCGTCGCCCGCGACGGCAACGCGCTGGTGATCGTGGAGGTGAAGACCCGCTCCGGGCGCAGCCACGGCACCGCGTTCGAGGCGGTCACCGGCGCGAAACTGCTCCGCCTGCGGACGCTGGCCGGCAGATGGCTCGCCACGTGCACCGAGCGCTTCGACACGATACGGATCGACGTGATCGCGATAGAGCGGTTCGCCGGCGACTTCTCCCTCAGGCACGAGCGCGGGGTGGTCTGAGATGCCCGTGGCCCGGACGCACTGCGTCGGCCTCGTGGGCGTCACCGGACGCCTCGTCGAGGTCGAGGCCGATGTCGGCCCCGGCGTCGCCGGAACGCACTTCATCGGGCTTCTCGACACCGCGATCAGCGAAGCCCGGGGCCGCGTGAGGTCCGCGCTGATCAACAGCAGGTTCGCCTGGCCGGACGCGCGGGTCACCGTGAGCCTGTCCCCGGCCACGCTGCCCAAGCGGGGGTCGCTCTTCGATCTGGCCATCGCGATCGCGGTGCTCGGCGCGGCCGGCGCCTTGCCCGCGCAGCGGATCTCGGCGCCGATGTTCCTCGGCGAGCTCGGTCTCGACGGGCGGGTCCGTCCGGTCCGGGGCGTGCTGCCGGCCGCGCTCGCCGCCGCCGAGGCGGGGGTGCGCACGGTCGTGGTGCCCGCGCTCAACGCCGCCGAGGCCGCCCTGGTGCCCGACCTCACCGTGGTTCCCGTCGCCACGCTCGGCGAACTCGTGGGATGGCTGCGCTCGGGCGACCTGCACCGGCTTCCGGTGGTGGCGGAGGCCGCCGCGCTGTCGCGGGAGGCCGAGCACCTCGCGCACGCCGAGGGCACGCCGGGGCCGGACCTGTGCGATGTGGCCGGGCAGCCGATGGGCCGCAAAGCACTGGAGGTGTGCGCGGCCGGCGGGCACAACCTGTGGATGCTGGGCCCACCGGGAAGCGGCAAGACCATGCTCGCCGAGCGTCTGCCGACCCTCCTTCCGCCGCTCGACCAGGAGAAGGCGCTGGAGGTGTCCGCCATCCACTCGGTGGCCGGAACGCTGCCTGCGGGGCGTCCACTGCTCACCCGGCCCCCGTTCATGGCTCCGCACCACAGCGCGACGATGGCGGCCGTCGTCGGCGGTGGGAGCGGAGGCGTCGTGCGCCCCGGAGCGGTGTCGCTCGCGCATAGGGGCGTGCTCTTCCTCGACGAGGCCCCGGAGTTCGCGACCACTGTGCTCGACTCCCTGCGGCAGCCGCTCGAGTCCGGGAAGGTGACGATCGCACGGGCTGTCGGCGCGGTCACGTTCCCCGCCCGGTTCACGCTGGTCCTCGCGGCCAATCCGTGTCCCTGTGGCCTGCAGGGAACGGTCGGACACCCCTGCAGGTGCACCCCCGCAGGGCGGCGGCGCTATCTCGACCGGCTCTCGGGGCCGCTGCTGGACCGCGTCGACGTGAAGATGAAGATCGGCCGGGCCACCCGTGCCGAGTTGCTCGCGGACCGGCACTTCGTGGAGACCAGCGCGACCGTGGCCGAGCGGGTGAGGCTGGCGCGCGAGCGGGCCGCCGGGCGGTTGTCCGGCACCCCTTGGCGCACCAACGCCGAGGTGTCCTCGTCCGCGTTGCACCGCGACCTCCGCCTGCCCGACGCCGCGATGGCCCCGCTGCACCGGGGCCTCGACGTGGGCACGCTCAGCGCACGCGGGCTGGACCGCGTGCTCCGCGTCTCCTGGACGCTCGCGGACCTCGCCGGCAAGGACCGTCCGGGCCAGACCGAGACCTCGGCGGCCCTCGCACTATGGCTCGGAGTGGACTGATGGATACGACCGAATTCCGCACCGCCGACAACGCACCGGCCGGCGACGCCCTCGCCCCGGCAGCGGGCACCCCCGGCACGGCCGGGAACATCGATGACCCTGCCGGGACCATGAAGGACGCGGCCGGGAACATGGATGGCTCGGCCGGGGACGCCGATGACGCGGCCGGGCAGGGCGGGGCGGAGCGGCTTGCCCGGGTGGCGATCATGCGCATGGCCGAGGCGGGCGACGCGGTGATGGGCCGGTTGATCACGCGCTTCGGACCGGTGGGCGCGATGCGGCAGGCGAGACGCGGCGTGCTGGATCCCGGCTTCGCACGTGACGAGAGAGACCGCGCCGACGCTTCCCGGCGCCATCTCGATCTCGGCCGGCATGCGGCCGCCTGGGCGGCCCGCTACTCCGACCCCGCGGGCGACCTGGCGCAGGGCAGGCGGCGAGGAGCGCGGCTGGTCGTCCCGGGCGACGCCGAATGGCCCACTCAGCTCGACGACCTCGGAGACGCCCGGCCGTTCGGCCTGTGGGTGGACGGGCGGGCGAACCTTCGGTTCTCCTGCCTGCGCTCGGTCTCCGTCGTCGGCGCCAGAGCCGCGACCGCGTACGGCACGACCGTGGCGGCCGAGTTCGCCATGAGCCTCGGCGGACGTGGCTGGACCGTGATCAGCGGGGGTGCCTACGGGATCGACGGCGCCGCGCACCGGGGCGCGCTGGCCGCCGGGACGCCGACGGTCGTCGTCCTCGCCTGCGGGACGGACGTGTGTTACCCCAGCGCCCACGAGGACCTGTTCCGTGCCGTGCGCGAGCGGGGCGTGGTGATCAGTGAGTGGCCGCCGGGCGCTCACCCCACCCGGCTGCGCTTCCTCATCCGCAACCGGGTCATCGCGGCCCTGTCGCGGGGAACCGTTGTCGTCCAGGCGGCCGCGCGCAGCGGTGCGCTCAACACGGCCACTCACGCCTGGGGCCTCAACCGGCACCTGATGGCCGTTCCCGGTCCCATCACCACGGACGTCTCCGCGGGCTGCCACGTCCTGATCCGTCAGGGCAAGGCCGTCTGCGTCACCACGGCCGATGAGATCATCGAGCTGGTCGGCTCCATCGGCGACGACCTCGCGCCGGAGCGACGCGGGCCCGTGCGGCCTCGTGACGGACTGAACGACGAGACCAGGCGTGTGCTCGAAGCGATTCCCGCACGGGGTGCCACGGGTCCCGCCGCGATCGCCGTCGCCGCCGGGGTGGACATCGGAACCGCGCTCGCCTGCCTCGGCGCCCTGGCCGCCGCGGGGTTCGTCGAGAACGTGGATCGGGGGTGGCGGCTGCGGCCCGAGGCGCGTGAATGAACCGCCGGCACCGGGCCGAAGCGGCCGCCGCCCGGGGGTGAAACCGGCGGCGCGGATCAGCTGCGGCACCCGGCGCTGGGGACGAACCGGCGGCGCCCGGCGCTCCGGGAGCAACGCGCGAGACGACACGCCGAAGAGGCCCGATGCCCCCGGGACGAACCGCCGGCACCGCTCACGCGGCACGCCCGGGAACGCGCCCCCTGGATAGCATCCGGGGTCGTGGCCGTGCTCCCTTTCGCACGGCTTACGGAAACGGAGGCGCTCATGCGCATCGGGTGCCGCTCGTGGGCAGTGGGACCACAAGAGGTGGGCCCCGGCCGGTCCGTCGCCGTCACCGGGGCCGCGAGAGTCAACGGGCTACGGGGCTCCCGCGGGCGGCTCCCGCGCCCATCGAGCGGGAAGCGAGGGGAAGGACGCGCCGTGACAGCGGGCGAGGAGCAGGGGCTCGGGGAGTTCGACGCCGTCCTGGAGCGGTTCGAGCGGCATCTGCGGCTCGAACGGGACCTGTCGCCACATACGACCAGGGCGTATCTGGGGGACATCTCCTCGCTGATCGCGCACATGAGGGCCGCCGGGCACGAGAACGTCACCGCTCTCGACGTGACCGTCCTGCGCGACTGGCTGGGAGACCAGCACCAGGCCGGACGATCGAGGGCGACGCTCGCCCGCCGTTCCGCCTGTGCCCGCGTCTTCACCGCCTTCTGCCACCGGCGGGGATGGCTGGCGAGTGACCCCGGGTTGCTCCTCGGCACGGCGAAGGCCGAACGCCGGCTGCCGAAGGTGCTGGACCAGACGGAGGCCGAAGCCGTCCTCGGCACACAGGGAGACGGTGACCCCAGGGACCTGCGCGATCGCGCGATGCTGGAGCTGCTGTACGCGACCGGCGTGCGGGTGAGCGAGCTGTGCGGCCTCGACGTCGACGACGTGGACCGGGACCGCCGTACGGTCCGCGTGCTGGGGAAGGGACGCAAGGAGCGGACGGTGCCCTTCGGTCTCCCCGCGCTGCACGCCCTGGACGGCTGGTGCGTCCGGGGCAGACCCCTATGGGTCCGCGAAGGGAGCGGCCCCGCGCTCTTCCTCGGCGTGCGGGGAGGCCGGATCGACCAGGGGACCGTCAGACGCGTCGTGCACGCCCGTCTGGCGCAGGTCGAGGGGGCACCCGACATGGGCCCCCACGGGCTGCGCCACACCGCCGCCACGCACCTGCTCGAAGGCGGGGCGGACCTGCGATCCGTGCAGGAGATGCTCGGGCACGCGTCCCTGGCCACCACGCAGATCTACACGCACGTGTCCATCGAGCGGCTGCGGGCCGCCTACCGCCAGGCCCATCCCCGCGCCTGACCACCGGGTCACCGCGGGGCCACCGCGGGGTCACCGCGGGGTCACCGCCGGGGCGCGTCCGGTCGCCCGGGAGGCCGAACCCGCTCATCACGGGCCCGGACGGGGTCCGCTGACCGGCCACCGGGGCAGGAGGCGGACCTGCCCCCGGCCGAACAACAGGAGCGGGTCCAGGTAGAGGCGTCCGCGCAGCAGTCCCCAGTGAAGGCAGGAGGCGCAGTGCAGACAGGAGGCGCAGTGCGCGGCGCCGTCCTCCTCGATCGTGCCGATGACCTGACCGGCCGCGACGACGTCGCCCGGCCGGACCAGGGCGCGGACCGGCAGGTAGGTGGTGCGCAGGCCACCGGGATGGACGATCGTCACGACCCCTCGGCCGGCGACCCGCTCGGCCAGGCCGACGGTTCCCGCTCCCGCGGCCGTCACCTTCTCCCCGGGCCGCGCGGCCAGGTCCACACCCCGGTGACCGGCCAGCCAGCGCTGTGCGGGCGGGTCGAAGCGCCTGATCGGACGTGCGGGCCCAGGAAGCGGCCAGCGCCATCGGGGCCCACGCTCCTCGTGCGGTCCCGTCCTGCCCGGCGCGCCGGGCGTGACCCGCAACGCCCGCGCGCCCGGCGTGACCGCCTCCACCGGCTGCGTGGCGCCACGGGGCCGGGCCGCCGCGGCCGCCCCGATCCCGGGCGCGCTCGCCGTCCCGCCGGCCGCGTGAGGCCCCATGAGGACCGGAGCGGCGACGGGCACGAGGGCGGAACGGGGACGCGTGAGGACCACGGTCAGCATGGACAGCACGAGCACGTACGCGACGAGACGCATGCCCCCGACGATGTCTGCCGCAGGCCTGCGCAGAAGCGGCCGAACGCCGTTCTGGGGACAACCCCCGGCATGGTCAGCTCGAGAAGCCCTCCTTGGGCATCTCGAGGTCGGGCTTGGCCAGTTCCTCGATGTTGACGTCCTTGAAGGTCACAACCCGAACGTTCTTCACGAAACGGGCAGGGCGGTACATGTCCCAAACCCAGGCGTCCTGCATCTTCACGTCGAAGAAGACGTCGCCGTTCTCGGCGGTGCGGACGTCGAGATCGACGGAATTGGTGAGATAGAAGCGCCGCTCGGTCTCGACCACGTAGGTGAACAGGCCGACCACGTCGCGGTACTCCCGGTAGAGCTGCAGCTCCATCTCGGTCTCGTACTTTTCGAGATCTTCCGCGCTCATCCCGGTCCTCCTCTTCCACGCCCCGTCGAGATCCCCCGCTGGGACCGGCCCCGTTCAGACGACACCGGCCCCGACCTCATTCTCGCGCATGTCCTCATCCTGCCCCGTCCACAGGCCCTCGGCGGGGATCCGTGTCCCACGAGTCACCCTGGCCACCGTCACGAACGAGAACCGATGGTGGGGGCTCGGGCCATGCCGGGCTAGGGCCCTCCGGTGGCCGGGAGTCACGTACCCCTTGTGCAGGGCGAAGCCGTACTGCGGATAGATCTCGTCGAGACCGTGCATCAGCCGGTCCCTGGTCACCTTCGCCACGATCGAGGCCGCGGCCACGCACGCGGCGACCTGGTCGCCCTTCCACACCGCCAGCGACGGCGCCGGCAGCCCCGCCACCGGGAAACCGTCCACGAGGACGTAACCGGGGACGAGCCCCAGCCCGGCGACGGCCCGCCGCATCCCCGCGATGTTGCACTTGTGCAGGCCGCGCGCGTCGATCTCCTCGGGAGGGATCACGACCACGTTCACGGCCCGGGCGGTCGCCGTGATCCGCTCGTAGAGGCGTTCGCGGACCGCCTCGGTCAGGAGCTTGGAATCGCTCAGTCCGTCGATCTCCCGCCCCAGCACCACCGCGGCGACGACCAGGGGCCCGGCACAGGCGCCACGCCCGGCCTCGTCCACCCCGGCGACCGGCGTGAACCCCCGCCGGGCCAGGGCCCGCTCGTAGCCGTAAAGTCCGGAGTCCCGTCGTACGACACTCGGGCGCGGGCGATAGACAGCTGTCATGACGACTAGCAGATTACGCCCCATTCAGGACCGGCGATACGGCCGGAACCGCCATCGGCGGCAAAGCCGCAGGTGAGATCAGCGTACGGCGGAGAAAGTCTCCGGCCGGGACAGGAAGGAGATCCGGTTCAGCGGCCAGTAGCGCAGGAACGCCCGTCCGATCACGTCGTCCTCGGAGACCGTTCCCTGATACCCGTTCTCCATGTTGGAGCGCGAGTCCGCCGAGTTGTTCCGGTGGTCGCCCATCAGCCACAGCCGGCCCTTGGGAACCTTGACGTCGAAGTCACGGCCGGAGGGATAGACCCCCGGGTAGAGGTACTTGTTCTCCTCGTCCAGCGGGGTCCCGTTCACCGTGATGCGGCGCTTGGCGTCGCAGCACTTCACGTGGTCGCCACCGACGCCGATCACCCGCTTGATCGTGTCCTCGCCGTCCCAGCCCTTGAAGACCACGATGTCGCCGCGCTCCACCGGGCCGAGCTTGTACGCCAGTTTGTTGACCACCACGTAGTCGTCCACCAGGAGCGTGTTCTGCATCGACTCCGACGGAATGTAGAACGACTGCAGCAGGAAGGCGTGGACCAGCAGGGCGACGACGACCCCGCCGAGGACGTACAGGAGGGTCTCCAGAAGGCCGGAGCCCTTCTTCTTGGCGGGCCGGTCCTCCTCCCCCTCGCCGGTGGTCCGCTCGCCTTCTCCCTCGGCCGGCTCGGCCGGATCCTCCGGGACGCCGTCCGCCGCCCCGGCAGGCCCTGCGGTTCCTAAGCGGCTCTCGTCGGCCTCTCCCACGGCTGTCTCCTCCCGCTCCGTCACGTCCTGCGCCTGGTCAGCCGCCTGCGCAGGGCCACCAGCGGCACGGCCCCCGCGAGGCCCGCGACGAACGGCGCCGCCCCGAGGGCCGCCTGGAGCGCCGGCTGCGCGAACGTCTCCGGAATCGGCAGGATCTTCGCCCGGTCGAACGGCCAGACGATGACGAAGGCGCGGCCGATCACCTTGTCGGCGGGGATGGTGCCGCCACCGGGGTCCCCCATGTGCAGGCGGGAGTCCCAGGAGACCGAGCGATGGTCGCCCATCACCCACAGACGGTCCGGCGGGACGGTGACCTCGAACTCGCGCCCGGACGGCTCGTCCCCGGGATACAGGTACGACTTCTCCTCCAGCGGCACGCCGTTCACCGTGACCCGGCCCTGCTTGTCGCAGCACTTGACCTTGTCGCCCGGCACGCCGATGACGCGCTTGATGTAGTCCTTCTCCCCCGGCACGACCCCGAACGCGTTGCCGAGCCAGCGCAGCCCGGCCGCGATGGGGTTGGACGGCTCCTCGAGCTTCACCTCGGGGTCCCATGAGTCCACCCCGGAGAACACCACGATGTCGCCGCGCTCGATGTCGCGTACGTGGTAGACCAGCTTGTTCACCAGCACGCGGTCGTTGATGAGAAGCGTGTTCTCCATCGACTCGGACGGGATGTAGAACGCCTGGACCACGAAAGACTTGATCAGCAGCGCCAGGGCGAGAGCGACCACGATCAGAACGGGCAACTCCCGCCAGAACGAGCCTTTTTTCTTCCCGTCCTCGGCGTTCTGCTTGACGTCTTCGGCGACCACGTCCACCCCGTCCTCGGCAGGGCGGCGCGTGCCCGGCCCCTGTCCCTCGCTAGCCATCGCTGCTGAGCCTAGATGATGTCCACGACGGCGAGCGCCGGGGACACCGGATCACCGGCAAAAAGAAAGTGGCCCGCGCCTGGGGCACGGACCACGATCTTCAAAGCCTTACTTGCCGGCCGGCTGCGCCTCGCGCTTCTCGCGGATGCGGGCGGCCTTCCCGCGCAGGTCACGCATGTAGTACAGCTTGGCCCGGCGGACGTCGCCGCGGGTGAGCACGTTGATCTTCTCGATCACGGGGCTGTGAACCGGGAAGGTGCGCTCGACGCCGACGCCGTAGCTGACCTTGCGGACCGTGAACGTCTCACGGATGCCACCGCCCTGGCGGCGCAGGACGAAGCCCTTGAACACCTGGATGCGGGACCGGTTGCCCTCGACGACGCGGACGTGGACCTCCAGCGTGTCACCCGGGCGGAAAGCCGGTACGTCGCTGCGAAGGGCAGCCTTCTCGATCTCCTGGATCTGCGTGTGCATGGCGTCGGTTCCTCATTGACATGGGCACACGGAGGTCCACCCGGCCGGCCCGGAGGCTCGGCGACGAGGGGGACACGCGTGCTTGGCTTGATACGTCTTGTCTGCCGCGTCCAGACCGGGACGCACCCGGCCATGCCGAAGTAGGCAGCAGCGATTCAGTCTGCCATACCTTCCGGCCCTGCGCGAAACGCAGTGCCGGAACCGGCGACGGAACGGCACTCCTCGGTGCGTCCCTCGGTGCGCTCTTCGAGGCGCTCCTCACGACGTTCCTCGGGACGCTGCTCGCCGCACTCCGCGCGGCGCTCTTCACGGCGCTCTTCGAACTCCTCGATGACACGCCGGTCGTGCTTGTCGAGGCCGTCCCGGTCGAGCCGGGCGGCCAGTTCCGGCCTCCTGGCCAGCGTGCGCCGCAGCGCCTCGTCGCGCCGCCAGCGGGCGATCCTGCCGTGATGGCCCGACAGCAGGACCTCCGGCACCTCGTGCCCCCGCCAGACGGGCGGCTTGGTGTAGACGGGGCCTTCCAGCAGGTTGGCCATGGCACCGGGCGCGAAGGAGTCGTCGGCGACCGAGCGCGCGTTGCCGAGGACCCCCGGCAGCAGCCTGCCCACGGCCTCGACCATCACCAGCACGGCCGCCTCTCCCCCGGCTAACACGTAGTCGCCGATGCTCACCTCGTCGACGCGCAGGCGCTCGCCGTACTCCGTGACTACGCGGGAGTCGATGCCCTCGTAGCGGGCCGGGGCGAACAGCAGCCACGGCTCCCCGGCGTACTCCAGCGCCACTTCCTGCGTGAACGGACGGCCGCTCGGCGTGGGCACGATGAGCCGGGGCAGCACGTCCTCCCCGGAGGCGGCACGCCCGTTCTCGATCACCGCGTCGAGGGCCTCCCCCCAGACCTCCGGCTTCATCACCATCCCGGGGCCCCCGCCGTACGGCGTGTCGTCCACGGTCTTGTGGACGTCGTGCGTCCAGTCGCGGAGCTGGTGGAGGTGGATGTCGAGGATGCCGCGCTCCCGGGCCTTGCCCATGAGGGACACGTCGAGCGGGGCGAAGTACTCCGGGAAGATCGAGATGATGTCGACGCGCATGTGCGGCCCCTACTCCGCCTCGGCGGCGTCGAGCAGGCCGGGCGGTGCGTCGACGACGAGGATTCCCTTGCCGAGGTCGACCTCGGGCACGAGCGCCTTGACGAACGGGACGTACGCCTCGTCACGCGATGGACGGGCCACCACGAGCAGGTCCTGTCCGTGGTGGAGGACGTCGCTGACCTCGCCGACCCGCTCCCCCTCGGTGGTGACCACCGTGAGGCCGATGAGCTCGTGGTCGTGGAACTCGTCGGGGTCCTCGATCGGCGGCAGGTCCGCGGAGTCCACGACGAGCAGCGTGCCGCGCAGCGCCTCCGCGGCGTCCCTGCCCTCAACGCCGGCCAGGGTCAGCAGCAGGATCCCCTTGTGCCACCGGGCCCGCTCCACCGTCAGCGGCCCGGCCGAGACCGGGTCGGTTGCCAGCGTCGCCCCGGGGGCGAAGCGCAGATCCGGCTCGTCGGTGCGCACCTCGACCGTGACCTCGCCCCGCACGCCGTGCGGGCGGCCGATCCTGCCCACGACTAGCTGCACTTGTCGCCTACC
This genomic interval carries:
- a CDS encoding murein hydrolase activator EnvC family protein, whose protein sequence is MRLVAYVLVLSMLTVVLTRPRSALVPVAAPVLMGPHAAGGTASAPGIGAAAAARPRGATQPVEAVTPGARALRVTPGAPGRTGPHEERGPRWRWPLPGPARPIRRFDPPAQRWLAGHRGVDLAARPGEKVTAAGAGTVGLAERVAGRGVVTIVHPGGLRTTYLPVRALVRPGDVVAAGQVIGTIEEDGAAHCASCLHCASCLHWGLLRGRLYLDPLLLFGRGQVRLLPRWPVSGPRPGP
- the dprA gene encoding DNA-processing protein DprA; this translates as MDTTEFRTADNAPAGDALAPAAGTPGTAGNIDDPAGTMKDAAGNMDGSAGDADDAAGQGGAERLARVAIMRMAEAGDAVMGRLITRFGPVGAMRQARRGVLDPGFARDERDRADASRRHLDLGRHAAAWAARYSDPAGDLAQGRRRGARLVVPGDAEWPTQLDDLGDARPFGLWVDGRANLRFSCLRSVSVVGARAATAYGTTVAAEFAMSLGGRGWTVISGGAYGIDGAAHRGALAAGTPTVVVLACGTDVCYPSAHEDLFRAVRERGVVISEWPPGAHPTRLRFLIRNRVIAALSRGTVVVQAAARSGALNTATHAWGLNRHLMAVPGPITTDVSAGCHVLIRQGKAVCVTTADEIIELVGSIGDDLAPERRGPVRPRDGLNDETRRVLEAIPARGATGPAAIAVAAGVDIGTALACLGALAAAGFVENVDRGWRLRPEARE
- a CDS encoding YifB family Mg chelatase-like AAA ATPase, with the translated sequence MPVARTHCVGLVGVTGRLVEVEADVGPGVAGTHFIGLLDTAISEARGRVRSALINSRFAWPDARVTVSLSPATLPKRGSLFDLAIAIAVLGAAGALPAQRISAPMFLGELGLDGRVRPVRGVLPAALAAAEAGVRTVVVPALNAAEAALVPDLTVVPVATLGELVGWLRSGDLHRLPVVAEAAALSREAEHLAHAEGTPGPDLCDVAGQPMGRKALEVCAAGGHNLWMLGPPGSGKTMLAERLPTLLPPLDQEKALEVSAIHSVAGTLPAGRPLLTRPPFMAPHHSATMAAVVGGGSGGVVRPGAVSLAHRGVLFLDEAPEFATTVLDSLRQPLESGKVTIARAVGAVTFPARFTLVLAANPCPCGLQGTVGHPCRCTPAGRRRYLDRLSGPLLDRVDVKMKIGRATRAELLADRHFVETSATVAERVRLARERAAGRLSGTPWRTNAEVSSSALHRDLRLPDAAMAPLHRGLDVGTLSARGLDRVLRVSWTLADLAGKDRPGQTETSAALALWLGVD
- a CDS encoding tyrosine recombinase XerC, which translates into the protein MTAGEEQGLGEFDAVLERFERHLRLERDLSPHTTRAYLGDISSLIAHMRAAGHENVTALDVTVLRDWLGDQHQAGRSRATLARRSACARVFTAFCHRRGWLASDPGLLLGTAKAERRLPKVLDQTEAEAVLGTQGDGDPRDLRDRAMLELLYATGVRVSELCGLDVDDVDRDRRTVRVLGKGRKERTVPFGLPALHALDGWCVRGRPLWVREGSGPALFLGVRGGRIDQGTVRRVVHARLAQVEGAPDMGPHGLRHTAATHLLEGGADLRSVQEMLGHASLATTQIYTHVSIERLRAAYRQAHPRA
- a CDS encoding ribonuclease HII — protein: MTAVYRPRPSVVRRDSGLYGYERALARRGFTPVAGVDEAGRGACAGPLVVAAVVLGREIDGLSDSKLLTEAVRERLYERITATARAVNVVVIPPEEIDARGLHKCNIAGMRRAVAGLGLVPGYVLVDGFPVAGLPAPSLAVWKGDQVAACVAAASIVAKVTRDRLMHGLDEIYPQYGFALHKGYVTPGHRRALARHGPSPHHRFSFVTVARVTRGTRIPAEGLWTGQDEDMRENEVGAGVV
- a CDS encoding YraN family protein; the encoded protein is MAAKDRLGRQGEQLAVTFLTAKGMHILDRNWRCAEGEIDIVARDGNALVIVEVKTRSGRSHGTAFEAVTGAKLLRLRTLAGRWLATCTERFDTIRIDVIAIERFAGDFSLRHERGVV
- the lepB gene encoding signal peptidase I, translating into MASEGQGPGTRRPAEDGVDVVAEDVKQNAEDGKKKGSFWRELPVLIVVALALALLIKSFVVQAFYIPSESMENTLLINDRVLVNKLVYHVRDIERGDIVVFSGVDSWDPEVKLEEPSNPIAAGLRWLGNAFGVVPGEKDYIKRVIGVPGDKVKCCDKQGRVTVNGVPLEEKSYLYPGDEPSGREFEVTVPPDRLWVMGDHRSVSWDSRLHMGDPGGGTIPADKVIGRAFVIVWPFDRAKILPIPETFAQPALQAALGAAPFVAGLAGAVPLVALRRRLTRRRT
- a CDS encoding DUF2469 domain-containing protein; the protein is MSAEDLEKYETEMELQLYREYRDVVGLFTYVVETERRFYLTNSVDLDVRTAENGDVFFDVKMQDAWVWDMYRPARFVKNVRVVTFKDVNIEELAKPDLEMPKEGFSS
- the lepB gene encoding signal peptidase I; amino-acid sequence: MGEADESRLGTAGPAGAADGVPEDPAEPAEGEGERTTGEGEEDRPAKKKGSGLLETLLYVLGGVVVALLVHAFLLQSFYIPSESMQNTLLVDDYVVVNKLAYKLGPVERGDIVVFKGWDGEDTIKRVIGVGGDHVKCCDAKRRITVNGTPLDEENKYLYPGVYPSGRDFDVKVPKGRLWLMGDHRNNSADSRSNMENGYQGTVSEDDVIGRAFLRYWPLNRISFLSRPETFSAVR
- the rimM gene encoding ribosome maturation factor RimM (Essential for efficient processing of 16S rRNA) translates to MQLVVGRIGRPHGVRGEVTVEVRTDEPDLRFAPGATLATDPVSAGPLTVERARWHKGILLLTLAGVEGRDAAEALRGTLLVVDSADLPPIEDPDEFHDHELIGLTVVTTEGERVGEVSDVLHHGQDLLVVARPSRDEAYVPFVKALVPEVDLGKGILVVDAPPGLLDAAEAE
- the rplS gene encoding 50S ribosomal protein L19, which gives rise to MHTQIQEIEKAALRSDVPAFRPGDTLEVHVRVVEGNRSRIQVFKGFVLRRQGGGIRETFTVRKVSYGVGVERTFPVHSPVIEKINVLTRGDVRRAKLYYMRDLRGKAARIREKREAQPAGK